One genomic segment of Bacillus oleivorans includes these proteins:
- a CDS encoding GIY-YIG nuclease family protein, whose translation MPNLSDDELLDALGVDKEIAKTRTQSPREERIIGGFEEIQRFVEQYGRAPQHGEVNDVIERLYAVRLDRLREQEECRVLLASLDYQGLLNGAENESLDPVELIDDDDLLAELEGAADPSGITELRHVRSRAEIRAAEEIAKREKCEDFSRFRPLFEQAESELNSGVRQTRPFGKDASVNPGNFFILGGQLVYVAEKGDEFKAPNGQPDARLRVIYSNGTESNLLLRSLQRALYKDEAGRRLTEPDAGPLFSSTWDEDDIESGTIYVLRSLSNHPFVSEHRELIHKIGVTGGKIETRIANAAHDATYLLADVEVVASYKLAGINRMKLEGIFQRIFAPAQLDLTIHDRFGRPVRPKEWFLVPLHVIDEAVRRIQDGSITNVTYDRKTASLVGPAQ comes from the coding sequence ATGCCTAATCTTTCTGATGACGAACTACTCGATGCTCTTGGTGTGGACAAGGAGATAGCGAAGACACGAACTCAATCACCACGTGAGGAACGCATTATCGGGGGGTTTGAGGAAATCCAGCGGTTTGTTGAGCAGTATGGCCGTGCTCCACAGCATGGTGAAGTTAATGACGTCATTGAGAGATTGTACGCCGTACGACTCGATCGACTACGTGAGCAGGAGGAATGCCGGGTTCTTCTAGCGTCACTCGATTACCAAGGGCTACTGAATGGTGCCGAGAATGAGTCGCTTGACCCAGTGGAATTGATAGATGACGATGATTTGCTCGCCGAACTCGAAGGCGCGGCTGACCCTTCCGGCATTACAGAACTTCGCCATGTCCGCTCGCGAGCCGAAATACGTGCGGCCGAGGAAATTGCCAAACGAGAGAAGTGTGAGGACTTCAGTCGCTTCCGGCCGTTGTTTGAGCAGGCTGAGAGCGAACTTAATTCTGGCGTTCGACAAACGCGGCCATTTGGTAAGGACGCGAGCGTCAATCCGGGTAACTTCTTTATTTTGGGCGGCCAACTTGTCTACGTGGCTGAAAAGGGGGATGAATTTAAAGCACCGAATGGCCAACCTGATGCTCGACTTAGAGTCATCTACTCTAATGGCACTGAAAGTAATCTCCTTCTCAGGTCTTTGCAGCGCGCGCTGTACAAAGACGAGGCTGGGCGCCGATTGACCGAGCCTGATGCCGGGCCATTGTTCAGCTCAACCTGGGACGAAGACGATATCGAAAGTGGTACTATCTATGTCCTGCGCAGCCTGTCCAATCATCCCTTCGTTTCGGAGCACCGCGAACTGATTCACAAAATCGGCGTTACAGGTGGCAAGATTGAAACCCGCATCGCCAATGCGGCGCACGATGCCACCTACCTGCTAGCGGATGTCGAAGTTGTCGCCAGCTACAAACTGGCCGGTATCAACCGCATGAAGCTGGAAGGTATATTCCAACGCATCTTTGCACCTGCTCAGCTCGACCTCACCATCCATGACCGCTTTGGCCGCCCTGTTCGGCCAAAGGAATGGTTCCTCGTCCCGCTGCAC
- a CDS encoding DEAD/DEAH box helicase family protein, producing the protein MTNGNKSIPSISVSYASNGSSAKTNELGMRPMQERAYERRGEQYLLIKSPPASGKSRALMFIALDKLENQGLKQAIIVVPEKSIGSSFNDEPLSQFGFWADWSVKPKWNLCNAPGADNGGKVNSVGAFLQSDDKVMVCTHATFRFAVDKFGVEAFDNRLIAVDEFHHVSANPDNKLGLHLGQFIARDRVHIVAMTGSYFRGDAEAVLAPQDELKFDTVTYTYYEQLNGYEYLKQLDIGYFFYSGSYTDDILKVLDPAEKTIIHIPNVNSRESTKDKIREVEHIIEELGEWQGTDPATGFQLVKTPGGRILRIADLVDDDPTKRDRVFAALKDPAHKNNRDHVDIIIALGMAKEGFDWIWCEHALTVGYRASLTEIVQIIGRATRDAPGKTRARFTNLIAELDASEQAVTEAVNDTLKAIAASLLMEQVLAPRFEFKPKRPASGPMQGFDYGEGGYDPEKCNVGFNHETGQLQIEIKGLYEPKSEEAVRICREDLNEVIATFVQDKTTIEHGLFDSEMVPEELTQVRMGKIIKEKYPDLDTEDQEAVRQHAIAALNLTQQAKQTALGVTGDSNEPASNTAFIDGVRKFVMDVRELDIDLIDRINPFSEAYAILAKAISEDSLKQVSAAIATKRVSIPYEEARALAVRALQFKKERGRLPDINAQDPWEKRMAEGVAALQRHHSQQKAAKGSGGDIDA; encoded by the coding sequence ATGACCAACGGGAATAAATCAATCCCCTCCATTTCGGTGTCCTATGCCAGTAACGGTAGTTCGGCCAAGACCAATGAACTGGGAATGCGACCGATGCAGGAACGCGCCTACGAGCGGCGCGGCGAGCAATACTTGCTTATCAAGTCACCGCCTGCATCTGGTAAGAGCCGGGCGCTGATGTTCATAGCCCTTGACAAACTCGAAAATCAAGGGCTCAAGCAGGCTATTATTGTGGTGCCGGAAAAGTCAATCGGTTCGAGCTTCAACGATGAACCCCTGAGCCAGTTTGGCTTTTGGGCCGATTGGAGCGTGAAGCCGAAATGGAACCTATGTAACGCGCCTGGCGCGGATAATGGCGGGAAGGTTAATTCAGTTGGCGCGTTCCTCCAGAGCGATGACAAGGTAATGGTCTGTACCCACGCTACCTTCCGGTTCGCTGTCGATAAATTCGGGGTGGAGGCTTTCGACAATAGGCTGATCGCCGTGGATGAGTTCCACCACGTTTCGGCCAACCCTGACAACAAACTCGGCCTGCATCTCGGGCAGTTCATCGCCCGCGATCGCGTACATATAGTGGCGATGACCGGTTCCTACTTTCGGGGCGATGCTGAGGCAGTGCTGGCCCCACAGGATGAGTTGAAGTTCGATACCGTTACCTACACTTATTATGAGCAACTCAACGGCTACGAGTATCTGAAGCAGCTCGACATTGGCTATTTCTTCTACTCCGGTTCATACACCGATGACATACTCAAGGTGCTCGATCCGGCCGAGAAGACCATCATCCACATCCCGAACGTCAATTCGCGCGAGAGCACGAAGGACAAGATAAGGGAGGTCGAACATATCATCGAAGAACTGGGCGAATGGCAAGGGACCGATCCCGCGACCGGCTTCCAGCTAGTCAAGACGCCAGGTGGCCGAATCCTCCGGATCGCCGACCTGGTGGATGATGACCCAACCAAGCGCGACCGGGTGTTCGCCGCGCTGAAAGACCCCGCCCATAAGAACAACCGCGACCATGTTGACATCATCATCGCCCTCGGAATGGCGAAGGAAGGCTTTGACTGGATTTGGTGTGAGCACGCACTCACGGTTGGCTATCGGGCGAGTCTCACCGAGATCGTGCAAATCATCGGCCGCGCGACCCGCGACGCGCCAGGCAAAACCCGTGCCCGTTTCACCAACCTGATCGCCGAACTCGACGCCTCCGAGCAGGCAGTTACCGAGGCCGTTAACGATACCTTGAAGGCCATTGCTGCTAGCTTACTGATGGAGCAAGTTCTTGCACCTCGCTTTGAATTCAAACCGAAGAGACCGGCGAGTGGTCCGATGCAAGGGTTCGACTATGGTGAAGGTGGTTATGATCCAGAAAAGTGCAATGTCGGCTTCAACCATGAAACAGGGCAGTTGCAGATTGAGATCAAGGGCCTCTACGAACCTAAAAGTGAGGAAGCCGTGCGCATTTGTCGAGAAGACCTAAATGAAGTGATCGCTACATTCGTTCAAGACAAGACCACTATCGAACACGGCTTGTTTGACAGCGAAATGGTGCCGGAGGAGCTGACCCAGGTTCGGATGGGGAAGATCATCAAGGAAAAGTATCCTGACCTCGACACTGAAGATCAGGAAGCGGTACGCCAGCACGCCATTGCTGCCCTCAACCTGACGCAGCAGGCCAAGCAAACTGCGCTTGGCGTCACTGGGGACAGCAACGAACCGGCCTCCAACACTGCATTCATCGACGGCGTGCGCAAGTTCGTAATGGACGTGCGTGAACTGGACATAGATCTCATCGACCGAATTAATCCGTTCAGCGAGGCATACGCGATACTCGCCAAGGCAATAAGCGAAGACAGTCTGAAACAGGTTTCAGCTGCGATTGCCACTAAGCGTGTAAGCATTCCTTACGAGGAGGCAAGAGCGCTGGCTGTACGGGCTCTGCAATTCAAGAAGGAGCGCGGGCGACTACCAGATATAAATGCACAAGATCCATGGGAGAAACGCATGGCCGAAGGTGTCGCAGCCTTGCAGCGCCATCACTCGCAGCAGAAGGCTGCAAAAGGGAGTGGAGGGGATATAGATGCCTAA
- a CDS encoding class I SAM-dependent DNA methyltransferase, giving the protein MNPVEIEAAVSDLASQPFVKEEFPFSFLQAFGNKETTIRRLRLGESNKSDLGGVLQANNIHIAVAPPGEVTKTLAALKASRATTRAKARYILATDGVDFEAEELESGETVVCAYRDFPDHFGFFLPLAGIATVKQIRDSSFDIRATSRLNRLYVELLRGNPQWGTAERRHEMNLFMARLIFCFFAEDTGIFSRTGLFTDTIEQMSTRDASNMHEVISEIFRAMNTKIIDRPKAKLPRWADAFPYVNGGLFSGNVEVPSFSKIARSYLLHIGNLDWTKINPDIFGSMIQAVADDEERGALGMHYTSVPNILKVLNPLYLDDLRAQLEAAGDNPRMLLNLRKRLSRIRVFDPACGSGNFLVIAYKQMREIENTINERRGEHGRKSDIPLTNFRGIELRHFSAEIARLALIIAEFQCDVLYRGMQLALSEFLPLSSDNWITCGNALELDWLSICPPTGTGVKFNADDLLSTPLDQAEIDFENDGGETYICGNPPYLGSTYQSTQQKSELQAIFDGKTSNWKSLDYVAAWFMKAAEYGKHTNATTAFVATNSICQGQQVPILWPLIFETGHEIAFAHTSFKWTNLASHNAGVTVVIVGISLHPGKVRRLFSVGADQSVIVKETENINAYLVAGRDIIVKKATSPSAGFARMEFGNKPVGGDLLLTREEVLELGLTPDQRAQFVRRIYGSAEFIRGEERYCLWIKDDQLDEAIQIPSIRQRIENVRAMRMASKKSATRSIASQSHRFGEVRQIGNEILTIIPSVSSESREYLPVGLAPAGTIVSNAAFALFDAPLWNMALIASRLHLVWVATVCGKLKTDFRYSNTLGWNTFPVPTLTEKNKADLTRCAEDILLAREAHFPASIADLYDPESMPSDLREAHERNDEVLERIYIGRRFRNDTERLEKLFELYTKMTTSTKPTNTGKKEAVK; this is encoded by the coding sequence ATGAACCCAGTTGAAATAGAAGCAGCAGTCTCCGATTTGGCGAGCCAGCCCTTTGTTAAGGAGGAGTTCCCGTTTTCCTTCCTGCAGGCGTTCGGGAACAAGGAGACGACAATCAGACGCCTGCGCTTGGGTGAATCGAATAAGTCCGACCTGGGCGGCGTCCTACAGGCTAACAACATCCATATTGCGGTTGCCCCACCTGGTGAAGTAACCAAGACCCTTGCAGCACTGAAAGCAAGCCGGGCAACCACCAGGGCAAAGGCGCGTTACATCCTCGCTACTGACGGGGTTGACTTTGAGGCAGAAGAATTGGAGTCTGGCGAGACGGTTGTCTGTGCCTATCGGGATTTCCCAGATCACTTTGGCTTTTTCTTGCCGCTTGCCGGGATTGCGACCGTCAAGCAGATACGCGACAGTTCTTTCGACATCCGGGCAACGAGCCGGTTGAACCGGCTCTATGTCGAGCTGTTGAGAGGAAACCCGCAATGGGGAACGGCTGAACGGCGCCATGAGATGAACCTCTTCATGGCGAGGCTGATCTTCTGCTTCTTTGCCGAAGACACCGGCATCTTTAGCAGGACGGGTCTGTTCACTGACACCATCGAGCAGATGAGCACACGTGATGCCTCGAACATGCATGAAGTGATTAGCGAAATCTTCCGCGCTATGAACACGAAGATTATTGATCGCCCCAAAGCAAAATTACCACGTTGGGCCGACGCGTTCCCTTACGTGAACGGCGGACTCTTCTCGGGCAATGTAGAGGTGCCAAGCTTTAGCAAGATCGCACGCTCCTACCTGCTTCACATCGGTAATCTGGACTGGACTAAGATAAATCCTGACATCTTTGGCTCCATGATCCAGGCAGTGGCGGACGACGAGGAACGTGGTGCGCTCGGTATGCACTACACGAGTGTTCCAAACATCCTGAAGGTACTCAATCCGCTGTACTTGGATGATTTACGCGCGCAGCTTGAAGCTGCGGGTGACAACCCTCGTATGTTGCTGAACCTACGCAAGCGGCTATCGAGGATCCGAGTTTTTGATCCAGCCTGCGGCTCTGGCAACTTCCTGGTCATCGCCTACAAGCAGATGCGGGAGATTGAAAACACCATCAATGAGCGACGCGGGGAACATGGACGTAAGAGTGACATACCGTTGACCAATTTTCGAGGCATCGAGCTACGTCACTTTTCAGCGGAAATTGCACGCCTAGCCCTCATCATTGCGGAGTTCCAATGTGATGTTCTTTATCGTGGAATGCAGCTAGCACTGTCTGAATTTTTACCGCTCTCATCGGACAACTGGATTACCTGCGGCAATGCCTTGGAACTGGATTGGCTTAGTATCTGCCCACCGACTGGAACAGGTGTGAAATTCAACGCGGATGATCTTTTAAGTACTCCATTGGATCAAGCGGAGATCGACTTCGAAAATGATGGCGGAGAGACGTATATATGCGGCAACCCTCCGTACCTGGGTTCGACTTACCAATCCACACAACAAAAATCAGAATTACAAGCAATTTTCGACGGAAAGACTAGCAACTGGAAGTCTCTCGATTATGTCGCGGCTTGGTTCATGAAAGCGGCCGAATACGGGAAACACACCAATGCCACAACGGCTTTTGTGGCAACTAATTCGATTTGTCAGGGCCAGCAAGTACCCATTCTCTGGCCACTGATTTTTGAGACGGGGCATGAGATAGCCTTTGCGCACACCTCATTCAAATGGACGAATCTCGCGAGTCATAACGCAGGAGTGACCGTGGTGATTGTCGGGATCTCACTTCATCCAGGGAAGGTCCGACGGTTGTTTTCGGTCGGCGCCGACCAAAGTGTGATTGTCAAAGAGACCGAAAACATTAACGCCTATTTGGTGGCAGGTCGGGATATAATCGTCAAGAAAGCAACCAGTCCATCCGCAGGTTTCGCACGTATGGAATTTGGCAACAAGCCTGTGGGAGGGGATCTTTTGCTTACACGTGAAGAAGTTTTGGAACTTGGGCTCACGCCGGACCAGCGTGCACAATTCGTCCGACGCATCTATGGATCCGCAGAGTTTATTCGCGGCGAGGAAAGGTATTGCTTGTGGATCAAGGACGATCAGCTTGATGAGGCTATTCAAATTCCTAGCATTCGGCAACGTATTGAGAATGTTCGAGCCATGCGAATGGCCAGCAAAAAATCGGCAACCCGCTCGATCGCTAGCCAATCCCACCGTTTTGGTGAGGTTCGGCAGATTGGCAATGAAATTTTGACCATTATTCCAAGCGTTTCCTCGGAGAGCCGCGAGTATCTTCCAGTAGGACTTGCGCCGGCGGGAACGATAGTAAGCAACGCTGCTTTTGCGCTTTTTGACGCGCCTTTATGGAATATGGCATTGATAGCATCGCGTCTTCACCTGGTGTGGGTTGCAACTGTCTGTGGCAAGCTGAAAACCGATTTCCGCTATTCGAACACACTTGGATGGAATACCTTCCCCGTCCCAACACTGACCGAAAAGAACAAGGCAGACCTTACCCGTTGTGCCGAGGACATTTTATTAGCGCGTGAGGCGCACTTCCCAGCTTCAATTGCCGATCTTTACGATCCTGAAAGCATGCCATCCGATCTACGTGAGGCTCATGAGCGAAATGACGAGGTGCTAGAGCGTATCTATATCGGCCGTCGTTTTCGAAACGACACAGAGAGGCTAGAAAAGCTGTTCGAGCTTTACACAAAAATGACGACTTCAACGAAACCGACCAACACAGGTAAGAAGGAGGCAGTCAAATGA
- a CDS encoding UvrD-helicase domain-containing protein: MQSKNKVIIAAAGSGKTTYLVEETIKENPNKTLIVTFTNKNRQEILNKFQQLLGYIPANVDVKTWYSFLLSDWIRPYQKVVYPYERIESVFFRDRPAPYAKKTNIRRYYLKGNQIDKDRIADFALLCLYESEGAVIQRLEEIYDSIFIDEVQDMSGYDLDIFHVFFQSKIRMILVGDIRQATYSTSNTNRHQKYRGINIIDYFKHLEQKGICAIDGIYHSHRCNQAICDFSDNLFPHLPKTSSNNRRVTDHDGIFLINKESVHQYRERYNPQVLRYDARTEIPGAINFGESKGLTFDRVLIKPTSKMEQYLKTGQLKLDEVTLAKFYVAVTRARFSVAFITDLQICNVPGITLFKL; encoded by the coding sequence ATGCAATCTAAAAATAAAGTAATAATTGCAGCAGCCGGATCCGGAAAAACAACTTATTTAGTAGAAGAGACAATAAAAGAAAATCCTAATAAAACACTTATAGTCACTTTTACCAATAAGAACAGACAGGAAATATTAAATAAATTTCAACAACTGTTAGGATACATACCGGCAAATGTGGACGTTAAGACTTGGTATTCCTTTTTACTCTCGGACTGGATAAGACCATATCAAAAGGTAGTTTACCCTTATGAGAGGATAGAGTCTGTTTTCTTTCGAGATAGACCTGCTCCATACGCAAAAAAAACTAATATTAGAAGATATTATTTAAAGGGAAACCAAATTGATAAAGACAGAATTGCTGATTTTGCTTTATTATGCCTTTATGAAAGCGAAGGAGCAGTGATACAAAGATTAGAGGAAATTTACGATTCCATCTTCATAGATGAAGTGCAGGATATGTCTGGATATGATTTAGATATTTTTCACGTGTTTTTTCAATCTAAAATTAGGATGATATTAGTAGGAGATATCCGTCAGGCTACCTATTCCACAAGTAATACAAATCGTCACCAAAAATATAGAGGGATTAACATCATTGATTATTTTAAGCATTTAGAGCAAAAAGGCATTTGTGCTATAGATGGTATATATCATAGCCATCGGTGCAATCAAGCAATATGTGATTTTTCAGATAACCTTTTTCCTCATCTACCCAAGACCAGCTCCAATAATAGGCGTGTTACTGACCATGATGGGATATTCCTTATTAATAAAGAAAGCGTACATCAATACAGGGAAAGGTACAATCCCCAAGTATTAAGATATGATGCGAGGACGGAAATACCTGGAGCAATTAACTTCGGAGAATCAAAGGGGCTAACTTTTGATCGAGTATTAATTAAACCAACCAGTAAAATGGAACAATATCTAAAAACTGGACAGTTAAAATTAGATGAAGTTACGTTGGCGAAATTTTACGTTGCAGTTACTCGTGCAAGATTTAGTGTCGCGTTTATTACGGATCTACAAATTTGCAATGTGCCAGGTATAACTTTATTTAAATTATAG
- a CDS encoding ATP-dependent nuclease, producing the protein MLSKIVIKNFKSYRDFSLSLHQDINIIVGDNEAGKSTLLEAINLVLTSQLNGRHILNELTPYIFNRGAVIDYLAGIANHKPTPLPSILIEAYFNDPENQHSTLKGTNNTHSENCPGIYLSIEFDPSYEKEYKAYIADEAKVTTIPIEFYTIKWMAFSNNSITYRSVPLNSTLIDTSTIRLQNGTDRYVSKIIQDTLKLREKTELSLNYRQLKESFASISSIVEINKKLNEKKGDITEKNLSISVDISQKTNWDAILTSYLDDVPFDFIGKGEQSSIKMKMAMEGELEIPSIVMIEEPENHLSFANMNKLISTIKERNAGKQVILTTHSSFVLNKLDISKLKLLNADKTVMTFDDLDIETKNFFMKLPGYDTLRVILCKKVILVEGPSDELIVQRAYRDKYGKIPIEDGVDIFCVDALSFKRFLDLSIGLKKDIYVITDNDENVEVNIKQKYEGYIENEYVHICYDPDEEFPTLEPQLIKANSEDTSVIKKILGHEDYNDNRLLNYMIKNKTKCALKIFEAEESIKMPGYINDAI; encoded by the coding sequence ATGCTAAGTAAAATTGTTATCAAAAATTTTAAATCCTACAGGGACTTCTCTTTGAGTCTTCACCAGGATATTAATATTATTGTCGGGGATAATGAAGCAGGTAAATCAACATTACTTGAAGCAATTAATCTCGTACTCACAAGCCAACTTAATGGAAGACATATCTTAAACGAATTGACACCTTATATATTCAATAGAGGTGCGGTAATTGATTATCTAGCAGGAATTGCAAACCACAAGCCAACCCCTTTGCCCTCTATCTTAATTGAGGCCTACTTCAATGACCCGGAAAATCAACATAGTACTTTAAAAGGGACTAATAATACACATAGTGAGAATTGTCCAGGAATTTACTTATCTATTGAATTCGACCCATCTTATGAGAAAGAGTACAAGGCATATATTGCCGACGAAGCAAAGGTAACTACAATACCAATTGAATTTTATACCATTAAATGGATGGCCTTTTCTAATAATTCTATAACATATAGAAGTGTTCCTTTAAATTCAACCTTGATTGATACATCCACTATTAGACTGCAAAATGGAACTGATAGATATGTTTCAAAAATCATTCAAGATACTCTTAAACTTCGTGAGAAAACTGAGCTTTCTTTAAATTACAGGCAGTTAAAGGAGTCGTTTGCCTCCATTTCATCTATTGTTGAAATTAATAAAAAGTTGAATGAGAAGAAGGGCGATATAACAGAAAAAAATTTAAGTATATCGGTTGATATATCACAAAAGACCAACTGGGATGCCATTTTGACTTCTTACTTGGATGATGTACCTTTTGATTTTATCGGTAAAGGCGAACAAAGTTCAATTAAGATGAAGATGGCAATGGAAGGTGAGCTTGAGATACCTTCCATTGTAATGATAGAGGAACCTGAAAACCACCTTTCGTTCGCTAATATGAATAAACTTATATCAACCATTAAAGAACGAAATGCAGGTAAACAAGTAATTTTAACAACTCATAGTAGCTTTGTGTTAAACAAACTTGATATAAGCAAACTGAAATTATTAAATGCCGATAAGACAGTAATGACTTTTGATGATTTGGACATAGAGACTAAGAATTTCTTTATGAAATTGCCAGGATATGACACACTGAGAGTTATATTATGTAAAAAAGTGATTCTGGTTGAGGGGCCCTCTGATGAGTTAATTGTTCAACGGGCGTATAGGGATAAATATGGAAAGATACCAATTGAAGATGGAGTTGACATTTTTTGTGTGGATGCACTTTCCTTTAAAAGATTCCTTGACCTATCGATAGGATTGAAGAAAGATATTTATGTAATAACAGACAACGATGAGAATGTTGAGGTAAATATTAAACAGAAATATGAAGGATATATTGAAAACGAATACGTTCACATATGTTATGACCCCGATGAAGAATTTCCAACTCTAGAACCTCAACTCATAAAAGCTAATTCCGAGGATACCAGCGTAATTAAGAAAATCCTCGGTCACGAGGATTATAATGATAATAGGTTACTAAATTATATGATAAAAAATAAAACGAAATGTGCCTTAAAAATATTTGAAGCAGAGGAATCAATTAAAATGCCGGGGTATATCAACGATGCAATCTAA
- a CDS encoding TnsA endonuclease N-terminal domain-containing protein, which produces MSNSRYTWTEDKIARFYKEGRGSGELSNYLPWLTIQDVPSKGRSHRPKGWKTKRKHQLLSDLELSYFYYLEWSNKVVDIREQFPLNREETLKIAAEKNIPHPFESSTQTPIVMTTDFLVTSRVENKICYLARSIKPSEELEDPRVMEKLEIERQYWEDKGVEWIVIDEKILSKQFFKNLKYIHEYYDLVNHEEEEMSLQFLEYLNSQIHKHTEKKLISCCNEFDSLYNLDDGSSIYFIRHLYARKYLLSNDMEKAIQPHKISLNEISIQGGIDRSYGSSIS; this is translated from the coding sequence TTGTCAAATAGTAGGTATACATGGACGGAAGATAAAATTGCAAGATTTTATAAAGAAGGTCGAGGATCTGGTGAGCTTAGTAATTACCTTCCTTGGCTGACAATTCAAGATGTACCTAGTAAAGGCAGATCGCATCGCCCAAAGGGTTGGAAAACTAAAAGAAAGCATCAATTACTTTCTGATCTAGAACTTTCCTACTTTTATTATTTGGAATGGAGCAATAAAGTTGTAGATATAAGAGAGCAATTCCCACTTAATCGAGAGGAGACTCTTAAGATTGCCGCAGAAAAAAATATCCCTCACCCTTTTGAGAGCAGCACTCAAACCCCTATAGTTATGACCACTGATTTTTTGGTAACTAGTCGAGTAGAAAATAAAATATGCTATTTAGCCCGGTCAATAAAACCTAGCGAAGAACTTGAAGACCCAAGAGTAATGGAAAAACTTGAAATTGAAAGGCAGTATTGGGAGGATAAGGGAGTAGAATGGATTGTTATAGACGAAAAAATATTGTCTAAACAGTTTTTTAAAAATCTTAAATACATTCATGAATATTATGATCTCGTAAATCATGAAGAAGAGGAAATGAGTTTACAATTTCTTGAATATCTAAATTCCCAAATTCATAAGCATACGGAAAAGAAATTAATAAGTTGTTGTAATGAATTCGACTCACTTTACAACTTAGATGATGGTTCCAGTATTTATTTTATTCGGCATCTATATGCACGAAAGTATCTCTTAAGCAACGATATGGAAAAAGCTATTCAACCTCACAAGATTTCATTAAATGAAATATCTATACAAGGAGGTATCGATAGAAGTTATGGAAGTTCTATCAGTTAA